The sequence CATTATTCGACTTTAGATTTCAGTCTTTTGGGTAAGGGTCTACTCGGTCAAAATTTACTAGTTCAACTTTGCTGTTATTCAAGTGAGGGTACTTGAACAAAGTATATCAAACAGATCCAACCAGCATATTAAAAGGTCCATGTTTTATTTTCCaccggatttatttatttttcagtcatattgtACAGGTTTACGTCTTAATGTACAGGCAAACAGATATCTGATCAGTTCACCTTCTCAGGTCCACTCTAGTTACAATGACAATATGTGGTACATAAATTCAGAAATGAAAggcaaatgctttttttttttaatggatttttttagtCCTCAGTGGCAAATTGGGAGACGGTCGTTGAGCATAGGAATCGGATACTCTCTGCTGTATGTAAGAGCAAGAAACTTTGGGGTGACACCCACGTCTCCAAGGTGGCCTTAGACAACATCTTTGTCTTGGAACGACACAACATATTGTTCTGCCAGACGCCTGACGGGGGTGCCAATGAATGGAAGAAACTCCTCATTGTTTTAAGTGGTGAGTAGTACGAGGACACTGCCTGCGTAACATCATTGTGGTAAATGCAACAATGAATTAATTAACTGTGtcattttttagaaaaaaaaaaaaaaaaaaaagaggccgatATTGTGCCCTTAGACCACCTCTCATGCATCTCAAAACTTGGCACACCGCGTTTATGAAGGCTTCCTCCGTGGTCCTCATAAGCACCTTTGGCATATTGCAGTGCTCAATTAGACTTAATTGACGGCATTGCGATACTAACAGCACATTGGGGACATACTTCCATCATTTCTAGCTTACTATGATGTTATATATGACTATATTTGACCAATATCAGTCATCAGTTTTGTCATGCTTGTCCTGCACGTCTGTCAGCATTCTGACTGAAATTGTTCTTGTGCTTAACGTGCTGTTGTTGGCAGGAGCCTTTTCCAATGTGGAAGAGATCCCAGAGAATCTAATTGATGACCATGAGAAGAACGGCCTGCCCCGCCTCTCATCGCTGTCATCACAGGAAATTACAGACAGGTGAGTCACAGTAAACGTTCCCGTAATGACCACAATAGATCACGTTTTGCGCGGAACACACGTAATGAAGACGAAATTTTGACCCAGATTGTAAGATGTCCAATCAAAGTCCACAAAGGTCAGATTACCAGGTATCTAACAATAAAAAGAtcccattaattccaacgctaatataggattttggatgcagcatcttgtgtcttgctggtgtacGACATTCACtcgtatgtgacatgttcactgcatactgatccaagatatcctattggcccttaaatgctctgaaccaatagcaggacagctttttcatgtggagggggggaaaaaaaaacaaaaacaaacttgaatATCTGTATGGTATTGGTAtctgccgatactgcaaagctgggtatcggtggccaaaaaacggtattggaacaacactagtaacaaccaatcacagctcagcttcataaAACAGGCATAAAACAGGCAAGCCATGATTGGCGCATAgtattgttccgataccattttttcgcccccgataccgatatccagctttgcagtatcggccgataccataccgatacttaaggttttttttcctcaacatgaaaaagctgtcctgctattggttcagagcatgcaagggccaataggaaatcttagatcggcatgcagtgaacatgtcatgtaccagtgaatgtcgtgcaccagcaagacacaagatgctgcatccaaattcttatattagtgttggaattaatggtatcggcatgtgtGAGCacttaccgataccactgttttaatgcagtatcggcacttcTGTCGATACCagcatcggtatcggaacaacactattgatgcaggttacctgagccctgagcaactgtgatgtcattttcagtcgttaAAGCGGCGAAATGGCCATCCACATagatggggtgggggggttgtttgacaggtggattttgctaattaactcattatcgtgtttagattagtggggaAAAATTTttcgacttcccctttaaacattATATTCACAAATGGTTAATTTGTCCAACAGATTAAAACATTACTTCAAGTTTTTCATCGTGAGAGATCCATTTGAGCGTCTCATTTCCACATTTGAGGACAAGTTCCTGTTTAACAAACCCTCTGAACCTTGGTACAAGTACACCATCGGACCTGCCATCATCCGCAAATACCGCAAAGGCTTTCCCTACCTCGCTGATACTGGCTTATTCTTTGACGAATTTGTCCGTTACCTGGGGGACAAGCGCGGCCGCAAGGCCATGGACTGGCAGTTTGACCAGCACATCCTCCAATGGGCGACCTACGTGGAATTGTGCTCGCCGTGCGACATCCGCTACGATGTCGTGGGCCACCTGGAGACGTTGCAGCAAGACTCCGCCCACATTCTGAGGAGAGCAGGTGTTGAGCAGCTGGAGCCCTCCTTGGCCTTCACTCCGAGCGTCGCACACGTCAACAAGACAGAGGTGGAGCGTTACTTCTCAGGAATCAGGAAGTGGGACATCCGACGCCTCTTTGCACGCTATCAGGGCGACTTCCACTTATTTGGATACTCAGCACCTAACTTTTTACTCAACTGAAATGCTTACAAGAGGACATATTATGGTTAACGCtactttttgtttgtatttgtttacagtGGCTGCAATTGACGTAAGAGCTCCTCTGGCCATGACATTATCAGCAGTGTTGGCaaagatggagaaaaaaaaaaagtaattgttaCTTCACTGATGACCAGtagttgattttaaattgtTCCTATGTTAGTTACATTTAAAGTTATAGTCAGCAGCTGGCAAAAACACCGCCTCAAACGTAACcagttttgcaaacatttttggggAAGTGCATTATtaagtgtttaaaaatgaaGCTCTTATGGAAAAAGTCTTTCTTGTCTCAAATATTTGCTTATAGATAAAAAGCAGTATTTCTTAATTAAACTTTTATGATAAAATATCTTGAGAATTCACTTAAACTTTATTAACAGTCTTTatacataaatatttaacatttaggatgtactttttttttaaattaataattattaaaatatttttaattatgttcTGCTAATGTTCAGAGCATCAGCGCAGCATTTGGTCACATAAAATGAAAAACGTTTCGCTTGTTCCACACAGTTATGGCATTCAATGAAATACATAAGCAACATACCGCTGCACTGTATAGCTTACATATTTACAAGTCACTTCAAATATGCAAAATGatatttttctgtcatttttaATTGCTCTCAGCATCACTTTCGGGCCTTGAGAGAAAGTTTGGATGCTTTTAAAGAATCCTcacaattataaatatatatatataaaaaaatactgtttcaAATTATTATGAACAGCATTTAAAGGTCGTAAAGAACTGAAAATGGTCATTTGTGAATTTGCAGCAGTATGAGGTTGCATTTTCTAAActcaaaaaagtaattttaataGATCGTTACACTTTAATGTAGGACCTctcatattttttatataattgaaCCATTCTTTTTTGTATGTCGCTCATCCCGGACGCAGCAGGTGCTTGTTTACAAGTACGACCGAACTTGTAGCAAACTACTTATAGCAAACGTGTGACATCACGCACGTTGTGAACACACGTCTTAtcatcaactgctgaaaggagactggttctctcttctttcatctataactgcttcaaacattaaAACGTATGtgggaattaaaaaaatgtttgtttgttgtgattgtattgctgttaatggtttgctatgattatttttatgatgcactttgtgacagctgtttgaaagtgctatataaagatgacttgactaatTTGATCTCTTATTTATAACAattcttgaattttttttctaggatatcaaaataaactccGAGGAACATTTTGCTGAAATAGATCGTTTggatttatttacatgaatctctatttcatccacaCCTccagtgtgcgatcagcactgacttacccttgacagtgttctgtgagaCGAGTTCTAGTCCGTTCTTAGACAAGAAGAAAATAGTCGGCTGGGGCCACTtcaataaagcgtttttcttctcaaaacaatttgtgttcaaaagagtgatacatttgcacacaaaactctactgaaaaaaaaaaaaaaagtcagactccgttaccgccgggcactatttttctgtttgctcgtatcactgcgcgtcaccctgtagacagctgatagacgcgctgcAGACCAGACAACAGCTGATAttcgcgccttccgccttcgaaaagacaaacaacttgtagattagtgcgcgtctatcagctgtaactaaagtattctattctgtcatttggtagattcggtttatatataattattgaacataatatcgcgtgggtattgaaaattttgaaattttctaaaatggctggcagtgaatgagttaaattggttcaacaattctctttttaaagtgtacaaaacagaaaattttcaagttttaaggtcaaaacaaaacaaagctcaTGTAGCTCAAACAAGAACTTTTATTGAGGTATTCCACTCTCACGTTAATTTTCATCAACATTGACTGTCTGCAGACCTGCAGGAGAGAAAAGCGCGGAGGTCAACCCATCTGTAAAGCTGAACTTCCAGGTGAATGAGCCAAAGGAGTGCTCACCTTTGCATGTTGTGACTGGTACATACGTCACCAGCGTGTACAACTTGTTGGGGGAATCCTCGTCTTCGTTCCTTTTCCTTGAGAGGCGAACACGCACTCTGTATGGAACGTTCCTGAAGAAACAAATAATGGTTACCAATTATGTTCTCCTACAACTTCAGCCAGGGGGTTCTCTGCTGTAAACGACTCCCATAAAGCATTTTACATGTGACAAGGATACCATATAATAAGAAAAGGAGATAACTGCATTGACAATGACATGaagttattttttaacaattgaATTATATGTTgtggaaacaaaacaattggGAACTTTCAGCTCCAGGCGAAACATTATAAAATGTCTTACCGGACCCCCTTGCTCCAGACTGCCTTGTTAAGTCGCGTGTCGATGCGGACATCAGGGGTGCCCATCTCCTTTACCGCAAACTTACGGATTTCTTTGATAGCTCGCGGAGCCCTCTTCTTGAaccccctgaaaaaaaaaaaagacaaatactcCATTATCTTAAAGAAATTAGAGAGCGAGAGATGAAAATACCACTGACAAAAGTTGAGTATGCTTAAACATTTGTGGCACACATGTACTTAAGCAAACGTGCATGTCTGTCGTtagtattttcattttcatgtgtTACACTCACACTCCATGGATGCGCTTGTGGATATTGATGGTGTACTCTCTGGTCACCACCTCATTGATAGCAGAACGCCCTTTCTTCTTTTCAGCTTTCTTGTTTGGGGCCATCTAATTGAAAATCACACGAACGCTTCAAACCAAGTTGCCACGACGTTCGCTGAGCATTTGTAACCATTTTTAGAAGACCACTGCGAGGTAAAACTACGCGCAGTAGTAACGTtttagaaggaaaaacaaacgtTTAATGTAAGTAAACATACAATAACACCACATCGAACTCATACATATCGCACAAGCACTCGGTCAATCTACCGCTACATTTCCTCGCTTTAAATGCTCTTTAACACCAACTATACGCAACCAATTCCACCTCCGTAAAGCCGGACGACACTCGTGTACACTTTTATAACCTCATTATCTACATTCTTGTCTTTAAAACGCAGGATGGTAATAGATTACTGAAATGCATTTTTGCGAAGAACATACTCACTTTAGCTGACTGCTGAGGCGGAAATCGGAAGGACGGAACCGAAGGCGAGCATTGTGGGTAAAGGAAACAGGTCCgtttttgtaagatgttcgtggGGAAACATGTAGACGAGTTAAAGCCCTCCTATTTTTCACATTGAGCAGAtccctatttatttatgtatttatttatttttaacagcgCGGTAAGACTCGTGCTGCTAGCAACAGTAATGAGCTAGCGCTTTCCAAGCCATGTGAAAGTACAAAACATGTAACTACTACAGTGTTTACATAATTAGTAGATGGCATCAATTCTGTCTGCCTTGTCAGATTCGTCTGCCTTgctgattttgaaaattttcacacACATAAAGCCTGGCACAAACATAtcttagagggttcttgttattatttattgaaacGTAAAGGGTATAACCAGACCCAGCTTTCATACGGCCTGAGAATACTTACGAGCATCTCCTCCTCTCCTCTCTGATTTCATTCACCAACCAGGAAACGTCCGTCGCCAGTCACGGACTGATAtttggtgttttgctggttagttttgtaacgcggaagtaaaacaCCCGGTAAAACCCcacctctccccgtgtgattgccgcGCCCCCGGCAAGACGACTGCTGTTGGAGCTCTGCGTTTGGACTCTCCTCCTCTTGAGTACGCCACACAACTTAACGCAAGCCGATTCTTCAAGAACGGCTCCTTGCCGCATgaaatcgtggaggaggaggggagagaAGAAGAGTAGAGGAAATGAGGAGGAAAAAATACCAAACAAACCTGGGCTGGTTTCGAACCAGtcacttgctgcttacagagaaAGTACACAAACCATTATACTATTGGTTTAGTTCGATTCAACAGTGCAaacgttttacttgtagtttacacaagtgtcagccagaacctttgTGAGATTTTAAGGATTGCAATTGTCGTTGCACTTTAGCGTTGCAAacgtgaaggataattgatggctttgaattcatttggatggaatgtttactgataaaggctacttttgtcactatcccatggaggtctcagagaaagtgggcggtGCGTTTAGTCCCCAGAGGCAGTGCGGGGGTGTGTCCgtactttatgatgtcataaagtgagcaccagggttattatagttttggaattttcgttttagttagtttttatgtccttttaagttttgttttttaaatttagttttaattagttttcagggtgcttatgttagtttttattagttttagttatttaataaatgtttagttttagtttaggttgagtattagtttttaaaaatgtccattacttgtgtgcaatatttaaaaaaaaaaaaaaaaaaaaacacgccttcaAACCTTAtttagttaatatcaaaatacatctactgtacttaaaatcacatttaaaatcatccccaaaggctcatgcattaaattaattaccaaagactaaaacgaaggacatttttgccctaattatagttttgttaacataaaatgtagtttcagttagttttcgtttttcaaaaaacattttcgtttttatttgatttggtgaacgaaattgttttagttaactaaaataaccttgtggACACTTGctcattttctcaggttgggaggagcttggtgcttggagagcagaatgacctagaatttctcatagaagggccaatggaggaaaacaccacttcagtcatgtgtttggtgaggaattagcattttaacatggctaaaagctcccaaaagttgatttttcacattgctgtccctttaatacAACCAGTGTAacaataaacacatttggatGCAATTTTTCTTGATAAACTGTATATATTTCTTCTTCTGGCTACCACAGGTAGACTTTAAGATGAGGGGAGGCAATAATTTTGCCCAGTCCATTTGGAGTTTGGGGTGCCAATGTTTTAGGCTCAACTGTGTTACAGACTTTGACAATTTGAGGTGACTTCTAAATATATCCATGTATCCAGCTGTGTTTTCTTCTGCATTGACCAATTCATCTGAACCATTAACATTTATGAACAACGTATAAAAATATGACACTGACAACAAAAATtagaacagatttaaaaaaaacaaaaaacaaaaaaacaatttcttgcAACATTTCCAAGTCAATGACATGTATTTAATGGCACGGATCATGCATGtaatgtaaaacattttgaatgtaaataatgagtcccaattttcgtagctttaTTTCCTACCAAAACGTTAATGTCTACGATATGATGAGATAGGGGAGAAGTCGAGGCATACCAGCCGTCATGTTCATACGCCTCCCGACTAAAAGCCACCTGGTGCATCTCATGACACACAAACCTCTGGCTGTCCCACGGCGAGCTTACTGATGCTGCCCGCCGAGGCTTCTTCAGGAGCTGGATCCGGCCCACCGTCGGATGTTTCTGGGACGGAAGTCTGACCGTTGACAGTTCTCCTAAAAAGACGCATGCTCATTTGCAGCAGCTCGCTGTCCACCACAGGATTCATGGGATACTGTTTGGTGAGGCCCTTGAAGGAAAGGAGAACGATTACAAGCTGCTACAACACTCACTTCCAATACAGCTGAGATAAACAATGAAATGTCTTTACTGAATGGACCTTTCATAGATAACAGTTAATTCTTTACCTTGTCATTTTTCAAGAGCTGCCTGCGGATGCTAAAGTCCCTGCGGGCACACAGAGCCTTGCAGCAGGGCCCCAGGTTGCTGAGTAATCCTGCCCTCTCCACTCGCCTGTTCATGGCTGCCATGTTCAAGGCCCCGAGGTCATGCTCAAACATCTTGTCGCCATCTGGAAAGGATGCATAATATCTTGTGTTTGTATATCAGGCCTGGTACACTCGTCAGGATTTGTTTCCCAACCTTCACATGTATGTTTATGGTCAAGGCCTATCTCTACGACAACATTCGGttagaaatacagcgccacctagcccttgaggcaaaaataaaaaaaaataccccacatacagtattttgtacaaaatttggatactcattataagtgttttaactaagtcatttatgaatattcttttactttccaccactcaaaatgttcagtggcatcagacctatccatacatatgtactttttattttgtttttatttaattatttgtgaTGGACTCTATTGACAATAATAGCAATATTGACTACAACGAACGATGACGTGTATACGGTatacaattttacaaaaaaataccaatccgGGCAACTAATTGCctaaacataaaaaatgcagatttttgtgaatcttaacattcaccaaaactcGTTGAGGtttacacactcatcacacctggcaaaaaaaaatccacatgtgaaggtttattatgccattttcaaagaaattctgcttccaatgtgccagtaccccaacgtgcaagtaccccaaagtgGCACGGGCtgcaagggccctttatagcagcTTGCAGCTCGCGTTTTATTTAGCCTTTTATACTGAAATGACCTTTGTGCCGACGGGCGGTGAAATTACCGCATAGGCGCGTATTGTTGCGCGGCGCGATGATGTAATGCTTGCAGTATGTGTCTGTCCACATTAGTTTTCATTAATATGATTTGTTGCATGAGGCTTTTTCAAGATAGGTGATCAATGAGAGAAGATTGATGAACgtttaaaatgtttaagatCATTCGTGTGCATGTGACATCGGAGCAAGTCTGGATGACCCAACATCTAGCACACATGGTGTTTGCGGAATCAAAATGCACCAAAAAGCTGTTTGTGTCACTGTTTTCCTCTATCACCAGAATGTGCAGACTACATACGCTAGGTACAGACTTGACTTGAGTTTCAcattcagtttgttttctataaATACCATCTTTAGCACAGAAATGTTCATACGTAAagttttggcctcattttgatcgtatgcaagctttataaatgaggcccagACCCTTCAAAATTGAGTACCACGCCCACTTGTTCGGATCTCAGGGAgatcatacatttaaaaaaaagaactggtCAGATGCAAACTCTCACCTTTGGGGTCGTCCAGCTCTGCTTTGCACACTTCTCTGACCTTCTCCAGGAGTGCGGTCCCAGCAAGCCGCTTCGAGACGCCCGCCCTAAGGAGAACGGCCCCGGGGGTGAAGCGCAGGAGAGCTGCACCGGCCGCTCGGGGCTCTGGCTTCTGTTTGGGCATCAGACTGGACCAGTCCACATCAATGACATCCAGAGGGCCTGACAACACATGGAGGATGAAGGGGCAACTGCCATGAGAGCTCTGACATATAATATAAGAAAGAGATAAACACGGTACCTGTAATTTTCTCCTCATCCTGCTGGTCCTCTTTTTTCTGACTATCAGCCAGAATTTCATCAAGCTCATCATCACTGATTAGTTCATACCCCTCTCCGACAGATGCCACTGACTGGCTGTCGTCTTCTTTCCCCTCATCCTCTCCTGACAACACAACAgcccatgcacacacacacacacacattcataaaatacaaacactaGGAGCAAAATGCATTAGCGGTGTAATGAAAACAGATTGCAATCGGAAAAAGATTTTTACTAAACCAATCCGAATCAAATCATTACGTTATAAAATGCGTATCGCAGCCATTGTGATATGTATCAAATTGACCCTATTTGTTATACGATGCACACCAGATATAAATGTGTATAACTTAGTTTTTTTCGCAATCAGAATCGAATCGGTCCACTTGAAAATGTACCGTTCcggaattgaccttaccgtggcacgTCCCTCCCCGCTCACTAAATGTGACGAGCAGCGCCCTCCGACATTTACCGGTCGAGATGAGCTGAAATGCATTCACAGTCATTGAAAAGTTGTCAAATCTTCTttgtgatttctcggtcagttattttcaggacgccgatatttctcttcgaagcaagcaaatggggctttaattttttttttagtgaagggtgtcttcactccctcaccatgcaattttgccccaaAACAAAAGTAACTACGTGTCGCTATCTGCTGCTGCTAAAAAGACAAAGTTTTTAGACATTATTCCTGTTaagcagggtaagaatgaatttatattacctcatagtttgatttttttgttgccatttatagtaaatagtaagtcagcaaacgtgtggacggttagctacccggcgCTATCGTtcgcctttggctaaaaacaacaatggagaacattagcTTAGTGCAGACGTAATTGTTTCTGGCCATTTTGGCGGGATTCAACTGACTGTGTGTGTGGTCTtgcacaaagtttgatccagcgcagacatttttcgtcGTCGTTTGAGAGTTTAGGGACGGGAATAAACTGGACAgtgtctctcttacacaagccgtgacaaCCGCAGGACACCGGTTAGTCGATCGGGATAACGGGTCTCACTCTTATACAAGCCGCCGCTACAGCTTTTgaccatttttattgatttttttcttggctttgaaTAACCACACAATGCACCACCGGGAGcttgattgcttttgtttgtccgcgGTAAAACGCACGCGCCGTTGCAGGGATGACGTCTTgcatcttgattggtttactaggtcatgcgggcgtgGTTTATGGTTAGGTCAATTGTATCATACCCTAATGTATCAAACCGACTTTTATTGGATAAAGTGTATATTTTTACCGT is a genomic window of Festucalex cinctus isolate MCC-2025b chromosome 2, RoL_Fcin_1.0, whole genome shotgun sequence containing:
- the rpl31 gene encoding large ribosomal subunit protein eL31 isoform X1; this translates as MLMAPNKKAEKKKGRSAINEVVTREYTINIHKRIHGVGFKKRAPRAIKEIRKFAVKEMGTPDVRIDTRLNKAVWSKGVRNVPYRVRVRLSRKRNEDEDSPNKLYTLVTYVPVTTCKGLQTVNVDEN
- the LOC144013437 gene encoding carbohydrate sulfotransferase 10-like, translating into MRFGWRIFFACGWLLLLLTVIDWLLRDTTDIDFIIAENSFNQSSVANWETVVEHRNRILSAVCKSKKLWGDTHVSKVALDNIFVLERHNILFCQTPDGGANEWKKLLIVLSGAFSNVEEIPENLIDDHEKNGLPRLSSLSSQEITDRLKHYFKFFIVRDPFERLISTFEDKFLFNKPSEPWYKYTIGPAIIRKYRKGFPYLADTGLFFDEFVRYLGDKRGRKAMDWQFDQHILQWATYVELCSPCDIRYDVVGHLETLQQDSAHILRRAGVEQLEPSLAFTPSVAHVNKTEVERYFSGIRKWDIRRLFARYQGDFHLFGYSAPNFLLN
- the rpl31 gene encoding large ribosomal subunit protein eL31 isoform X2, with the protein product MAPNKKAEKKKGRSAINEVVTREYTINIHKRIHGVGFKKRAPRAIKEIRKFAVKEMGTPDVRIDTRLNKAVWSKGVRNVPYRVRVRLSRKRNEDEDSPNKLYTLVTYVPVTTCKGLQTVNVDEN